The Candidatus Omnitrophota bacterium genomic interval GACCGTGAACTCTATCTCTATAGGATAATCGTAATTCTGCCTTAAGGTTTTCATGACGCCTTTTATCAAACGAAGGAATTTCCCCCGCGACAACAGCCTGTCAAACGTGATCACCTGCATACTCTTCGGGTTCCCGCCGTTCTCGTCGGCAGGATAAACGGCTTCTTCATCATTTATGGCTATGTGGTCCAATGCCGGACCGAGTTCTTCCGTCGGCAAAGACCTGAACGGCACTGTTTCGCAGATGTTATTTCTTATGTTTATAACGTCCACGTTATGCTGGGAGAACCTCCTCACATCCGACATATCCGCGTGCGGCTTTAAAAGAGGCTCGTCCAGTGCCACTATCCTGGGATAATCGCCCTCGACACGGTTAACCGCCCTCGTACCAAGACCGAGGACCAGGCGGAGCATGCCCGCTTCGGGCCGCATCTTCTCATTCCACACATAGGCATTATATGATATACCTACACCTCCGATATCCGGGAAGAAATAACCACCATGATGTGAACCCGATACCCTTTGCACAAGAAGCGCCATCTGTTCGTCCATCCCCGCCAATCCACGCTGACGCCTGTATGCCAGGGCGTCTTCACTCATAGTACTGGCGTAAACCGTCCTTATGGCTTCAACGAACCGGGCATACCGTTCCTCCGGCGAGCCCTGGTTCGGGCAGAATACACTCTCATACTTCCCGGCAAAAGCGTTACCGAACCCGTCTTCAAGTAAACTACTTGAACGGACAATTATGGGTGATGTCCCGAAATATTCGATTATTTGCTGGAATTGTTCGTTAACCTCTTCGTAAAATTTCCCATGTAGCATTTTCTCCCGCAGGACCTGTGCCGCGGAAAAATACCCTTCCCCGGTCTTCTGCTCCATACGCAACTTCCACCAGCCGTTCTGCACTATATACGAATAAAACACATCCGACCCAATATAGAACGAGTCATGCGGTTCCGCGAAGTCGTCCCAGCCAAGCGACCTGTTACCCTCCAGCATCTTCCTGGCCAGGAGCATCCCGGTCGTCTTACCGCCTATATAACCGGTACCTATTAACCTGGATTTGATCTCTATTAGCTCCCGAAGGCTGAATTTGCGGACAGACAACGAGAATATCTTGTCGTCCCTTCCTATCATTATCCGGCACAGCTTCCGGACCATTTTTTCAGCTTCCTCCCCATGGGGATCCGTCGCGGCCAGCTCCTCAGCCCGGAGGAATAACCTATCCCAGTGGTCAAGGTATCTTTTGGCGCTTTCTGTACCCTTGAGTTTTATGTACGATAATACCGCCGCCGCGTGCGCGCTATCGGTAATGGGCTCGAAGGTCTCGCCTTCCTTGAGATGTGGCAGGAACATCGTCGGGAAATACCTGTCCCATACCTTTAACGGATGCACATAATAATTACCTTCACACCGATATACATCCAAAAGAAGCTGGGTAGTCTCCCTTATCCGGGCTATGGTCTTGAAAGAATGGTTGTTACGGAGGATGGAAAAATACGCTATGGTATCCAGTTCATAAAGATACGGGCAAGTGACCATGAAAAAATTCCCTATCATGATATCTGTCGCCCATGCCGGCAAAAGATCAGACAGGCAATCGAACACGTAATAGGCACCTTTTCCTTCCCTGCTGATTATACTGTTGACCTGTGTAGAGAACGACTCAAAACCTTCTCCCGCGTTCAATTCACAGATCTTGACGTTAGCCCCGCGCTCCACCAGTGGGGCATGCGAGGAGAACCTCATATATATGACGTTCTTGCCGTCGGCCATGGCCTGCCTGACGAAAGGTCCGACAAAATCCATGTACTCCCGTATGTCATCTATCTGCCATACGACGTTGTCACCAAGCCGCAGATCGGATACTATTTTATCCAGTCCTTTTAATCCCGTACTTATGCTGATACTACACCTTCCTTATGTCCGGATAAACATCACAAGCTAAGCTGCCTTACCATTTTCCCATGAAACCTGGTGCGCATATGGCGTGGAAATATCCCGTGCGCAAGTTCTGTCCCGTAAGGGACAGCATGTCCGAAGCGTCAGGGATATTTTCATGCCAACTGATCATTTCACCCCGCCATACGACCCGGGACATCTCTTCCCGTCTATCGGTCAACCAGCACTACGCTTCTATAACACCCAGCATAGTGGGCTACGCCCGAAAGGGCATTGTATGTCCGGATAAACATCACAAGCTAAGCTGCCTTACCATTTTCCCATGAAACCTGGTGCGCATATGGCGTGGAAATATCCCGTGCGCAAGTTCTGTCCCGTAAGGGACAGCATGTCCGAAGCGTCAGGGATANNNNNNNNNNNNNNNNNNNNNNNNNNNNNNNNNNNNNNNNNNNNNNNNNNNNNNNNNNNNNNNNNNNNNNNNNNNNNNNNNNNNNNNNNNNNNNNNNNNNCGGATAAACATCACAAGCTAAGCTGCCTTACCATTTTCCCATGAAACCTGGTGCGCATATGGCGTGGAAATATCCCGTGCGCAAGTTCTGTCCCGTAAGGGACAGCATGTCCGAA includes:
- a CDS encoding PEP/pyruvate-binding domain-containing protein, translated to MDFVGPFVRQAMADGKNVIYMRFSSHAPLVERGANVKICELNAGEGFESFSTQVNSIISREGKGAYYVFDCLSDLLPAWATDIMIGNFFMVTCPYLYELDTIAYFSILRNNHSFKTIARIRETTQLLLDVYRCEGNYYVHPLKVWDRYFPTMFLPHLKEGETFEPITDSAHAAAVLSYIKLKGTESAKRYLDHWDRLFLRAEELAATDPHGEEAEKMVRKLCRIMIGRDDKIFSLSVRKFSLRELIEIKSRLIGTGYIGGKTTGMLLARKMLEGNRSLGWDDFAEPHDSFYIGSDVFYSYIVQNGWWKLRMEQKTGEGYFSAAQVLREKMLHGKFYEEVNEQFQQIIEYFGTSPIIVRSSSLLEDGFGNAFAGKYESVFCPNQGSPEERYARFVEAIRTVYASTMSEDALAYRRQRGLAGMDEQMALLVQRVSGSHHGGYFFPDIGGVGISYNAYVWNEKMRPEAGMLRLVLGLGTRAVNRVEGDYPRIVALDEPLLKPHADMSDVRRFSQHNVDVINIRNNICETVPFRSLPTEELGPALDHIAINDEEAVYPADENGGNPKSMQVITFDRLLSRGKFLRLIKGVMKTLRQNYDYPIEIEFTVNFMGKNDLKINLLQCRPLQARGVGEKVKMPVRIMKKNMLFRSERCFLGGNVSRDISRVIYVDPHRYIGLNLADKYNIARALGELNHGIEDRDKMPTLLLGPGRWGTSTPSLGVPVKFAEINNIAVIGEIAFSEGNLMPELSFGTHFFQDLVETDIFYVALFPEKKNTVFNTAWFARRKNLFKKLMTDPEFNRYGDVIKVYDVRSSGLRIMSDIVAQQVVCFSGV